In Solanum stenotomum isolate F172 chromosome 6, ASM1918654v1, whole genome shotgun sequence, one DNA window encodes the following:
- the LOC125867532 gene encoding homeobox-leucine zipper protein ATHB-13-like has translation MTCTNYEMAFFPTNFMLQTPHHEDEHQPSTSLNPILPSCSPQDFHGIASFLGKRSMSFSGMDGNNACEENHGEDDLSDDGSQAGEKKRRLNMEQVKTLEKNFELGNKLEPERKMQLARALGLQPRQIAIWFQNRRARWKTKQLEKDYEVLKRQFDAIKAENDALQTQNQKLHAEIMSLKNREQPTESINLNKETEGSCSNRSENSSEIKLDISRTPAIDSPLSNHHPNISSRPFFPPSMIRSNNNNNNSNNGVVVPHQLFHINSSSSRQDLKLMDQNTTTTNNNSSVKEESLSNMFCGIDDQTSFWPWLEQQHFN, from the exons ATGACTTGCACTAATTATGAAATGGCTTTCTTTCCAACAAATTTCATGCTACAAACTCCTCATCATGAAGATGAACATCAACCTTCAACTTCTCTCAATCCCATTCTTCCCTCATGCTCACCTCAAGACTTCCATG GTATTGCttcatttttgggaaaaagatCTATGTCATTTTCTGGGATGGATGGAAATAATGCTTGTGAGGAAAATCATGGAGAAGATGATTTGTCTGATGATGGATCACAAGCTGGTGAGAAGAAAAGAAGACTCAATATGGAACAAGTAAAAACTCTTGAGAAGAATTTTGAGTTAGGAAACAAACTTGAACCTGAAAGGAAAATGCAATTAGCAAGAGCTTTAGGGTTGCAACCAAGACAAATTGCAATTTGGTTTCAAAATAGAAGAGCAAGATGGAAGACTAAGCAATTGGAGAAAGATTATGAAGTTCTTAAGAGACAATTTGATGCTATCAAAGCTGAAAATGATGCTTTACAAACTCAAAACCAAAAGCTTCATGCAGAG ATAATGTCACTAAAGAATAGAGAGCAACCAACGGAATCAATCAATTTGAACAAGGAAACAGAAGGATCATGCAGCAATAGAAGTGAAAACAGCTCAGAAATAAAGCTAGACATATCAAGAACACCAGCCATTGACAGCCCATTATCCAATCATCATCCAAATATTTCTAGTAGACCTTTTTTTCCACCTTCAATGATAAggtctaataataataataataatagtaataatggGGTTGTGGTACCTCATCAACTCTTTCACATCAATTCATCTTCATCAAGACAAGATCTCAAATTAATGGACCaaaatactactactactaataataatagtagTGTCAAAGAAGAAAGCCTATCCAACATGTTTTGTGGAATTGATGATCAAACAAGTTTTTGGCCATGGCTAGAGCAACAGCATTTTAATTGA
- the LOC125867493 gene encoding sucrose transport protein SUC3 isoform X2, protein MVQPCVGIWSDKCHSKYGRRRPFIFIGAVMISIAVIIIGFSADIGYLLGDTKEHCSTFKGTRSRAAIVFVVGFWMLDLANNTVQGPARALLADLSGPDQRNTANAVFCSWMAVGNILGFSAGASGGWHRWFPFLTNRACCEPCGNLKAAFLVAVVFLTLCTLVTLYFANEVPLLPKQYKRLSDSAPLLDSPQNTGFDLSQSKRELQSANSVANNESEMGRVADNSPKNEEQRPDKDQGDSFADSPGAVLVNLLTSLRHLPPAMHSVLIVMALTWLSWFPFFLFDTDWMGREVYHGDPEGEADEVNAYNQGVREGAFGLLLNSVVLGVSSFLIEPMCKWIGSRLVWAVSNFIVFVCMACTAIISVVSISAHTEGVQHVIGATRSTQIAALVVFSLLGIPLAVTYSVPFSITAELTADAGGGQGLAIGVLNLAIVVPQMVVSLGAGPWDALFGGGNIPAFVLASLAALAAGIFAMLRLPNLSSNFKSTGFHFG, encoded by the exons ATG GTACAACCTTGTGTAGGTATATGGAGTGATAAATGTCATTCTAAATATGGCAGAAGAAGGCCTTTCATTTTTATTGGAGCTGTCATGATCTCTATTGCT GTGATAATTATCGGGTTTTCTGCAGACATAGGATACTTATTGGGGGACACAAAAGAGCATTGCAG CACTTTCAAAGGCACTCGCTCAAGAGCAGCCATTGTATTTGTCGTTGGGTTTTGGATGCTCGATCTTGCTAATAATACTGTGCAG GGTCCGGCTCGAGCTCTTTTGGCAGATTTGTCAG GTCCTGATCAAAGAAATACCGCAAATGCTGTGTTCTGCTCCTGGATGGCTGTCGGAAACATTCTTGGATTTTCTGCTGGAGCCAGTGGAGGTTGGCACAG ATGGTTTCCGTTTTTGACAAATAGAGCTTGTTGTGAGCCATGTGGAAATCTCAAAGCAGCATTCTTAGTTGCAGTG GTCTTTCTGACTCTCTGCACGTTAGTAACTCTCTACTTCGCCAATGAAGTCCCGCTGTTACCCAAGCAATATAAACGCTTGTCAGATTCTGCTCCTCTCTTGGATAGTCCTCAGAATACTGGCTTTGACCTTTCTCAATCGAAAAGGGAGCTGCAGTCTGCAAATAGTGTAGCAAATAATGAATCTGAGATGGGTCGTGTAGCAGATAATAGTCCAAAGAATGAAGAACAGAGACCTGACAAGGATCAAGGTGATAGCTTCGCTGATAGCCCTGGAGCAGTTTTGGTCAATCTGTTGACCAGCTTACGTCATTTGCCTCCCGCAATGCATTCGGTTCTCATTGTCATGGCTCTGACTTGG TTGTCCTGGtttccctttttcctttttgacaCGGATTGGATGGGGAGAGAAGTCTATCATGGGGACCCGGAAGGAGAAGCAGATGAAGTAAATGCATATAACCAAGGTGTCAGAGAAGGTGCATTTGGTTTGCTATTGAATTCT GTTGTTCTTGGCGTTAGCTCCTTTCTTATTGAGCCAATGTGCAAGTGGATTGGTTCTAGACTTGTTTGGGCTGTGAGCAACTTCATTGTATTTGTCTGCATGGCCTGCACCGCTATCATTAGCGTGGTTTCTATCAGTGCACATACGGAGGGAGTCCAACATGTGATTGGTGCTACTCGATCAACTCAAATTGCTGCTTTGGTTGTTTTCTCTCTTCTTGGCATTCCTCTTGCT GTAACTTACAGTGTCCCTTTCTCTATCACAGCAGAGTTGACAGCTGACGCTGGTGGTGGCCAAG GGTTGGCAATAGGAGTCCTGAATCTTGCAATCGTTGTACCTCAG ATGGTTGTCTCGCTTGGTGCCGGTCCATGGGATGCTTTATTTGGTGGAGGAAACATACCGGCATTTGTCTTAGCATCTTTAGCTGCACTTGCTGCTGGAATTTTTGCTATGCTCAGACTACCAAATTTATCAAGTAATTTCAAATCAACTGGCTTCCATTTTGGTTGA